A single window of Candidatus Methylomirabilota bacterium DNA harbors:
- a CDS encoding carboxymuconolactone decarboxylase family protein, whose product MANIANRARAAGASEAEIQEAVEVTYLFGGTPALVTAMNAFRAS is encoded by the coding sequence GTGGCGAACATTGCCAACCGCGCCCGCGCCGCTGGTGCGTCAGAAGCCGAAATCCAGGAAGCCGTCGAAGTGACGTATCTCTTCGGCGGTACCCCGGCGCTGGTGACGGCCATGAACGCGTTCCGCGCCTCGTGA
- a CDS encoding NIPSNAP family protein — MIYEVRTYTLRTGAVAEFEDRFAKRKPLREKHSQLGGFWHTDFGPLNQVIHAWPYEDLKERTAVREAMTKDAALQQLPGGRDLIVEQQSDIMIPAPFMQPLGSRDFGTGNFYEMRIYTYAPGDLPAVLDAWAKAVPAREKLSPLAACWTSEIGGLNKFVHVWVYKDSNERTRIREESRKGGQWPPQPGVRPIRQENKLLIPAPFSPLR; from the coding sequence ATGATCTACGAAGTTCGTACGTACACCCTCCGCACCGGCGCCGTGGCGGAATTCGAAGACCGCTTTGCCAAGCGGAAGCCGCTGCGGGAAAAGCACTCCCAGTTGGGAGGCTTCTGGCACACCGACTTCGGCCCACTCAATCAGGTCATCCACGCCTGGCCTTACGAAGATCTGAAAGAGCGCACGGCGGTGCGCGAGGCCATGACGAAGGACGCCGCGCTCCAGCAACTCCCCGGCGGGCGGGACCTGATCGTGGAGCAGCAGTCCGACATCATGATCCCCGCTCCGTTCATGCAGCCGCTGGGCAGCCGCGACTTCGGCACCGGGAACTTCTACGAGATGCGGATCTACACCTACGCACCGGGCGACCTCCCGGCGGTGCTGGATGCTTGGGCCAAGGCCGTTCCTGCCCGTGAGAAGCTCTCGCCCCTGGCAGCCTGCTGGACCAGCGAAATCGGGGGACTGAACAAGTTCGTGCACGTCTGGGTCTACAAGGACTCCAACGAGCGCACGCGCATCCGGGAGGAATCCCGCAAGGGTGGCCAGTGGCCGCCACAACCCGGGGTGCGGCCGATCCGGCAGGAAAACAAGCTGCTGATCCCGGCGCCGTTCTCGCCCCTGCGGTAG
- a CDS encoding aldo/keto reductase — translation MSAGPVPDFLYGTAWKEDRTPALTELALRMGFRGIDTANQRRHYFEAGVGQGLAAAYRAGVVTRADLFLQTKFTYQGGQDHRLPYDPSADLATQVAQSMASSLEHLGTDHVDNYVLHGPASGHGWTDDDAEVWAAMVNERDAGRTRFLGVSNISLRHLEQMAVAGAVTPHFVQNRCFARLGWDRDVRSFCMERKIVYQGFSLLTANPEVLRHRLVAGIAARGGATPAQVVFRFAQAVGMLPLTGTSDAQHMKQDLASHDLALSADEVRAIESLAR, via the coding sequence ATGAGCGCCGGACCCGTTCCTGATTTCCTCTACGGCACCGCCTGGAAGGAAGACCGGACCCCGGCCCTCACCGAGCTCGCGCTCCGAATGGGCTTCCGAGGCATCGACACCGCCAACCAGCGGCGGCACTACTTCGAGGCCGGAGTCGGTCAGGGGCTCGCCGCGGCCTACCGTGCGGGCGTGGTCACGCGGGCGGACCTGTTCTTACAAACGAAGTTCACCTACCAGGGCGGTCAGGACCACCGGCTGCCCTATGACCCATCGGCCGACCTGGCCACGCAGGTCGCCCAATCGATGGCTAGCTCGCTCGAGCACCTCGGGACTGACCACGTCGACAACTACGTGCTGCACGGGCCCGCCTCCGGCCACGGCTGGACCGACGACGACGCCGAGGTCTGGGCTGCGATGGTGAACGAGCGCGACGCCGGCCGCACGCGGTTTCTCGGCGTGAGCAACATCTCCCTGCGGCACCTCGAGCAGATGGCTGTGGCCGGCGCCGTGACCCCTCATTTTGTCCAGAACCGCTGCTTCGCCCGCCTCGGCTGGGACCGCGATGTTCGATCTTTCTGCATGGAGCGAAAGATCGTCTACCAGGGCTTCTCACTGCTCACCGCCAACCCGGAGGTGCTGCGCCACCGGCTGGTCGCCGGCATCGCCGCGCGCGGCGGGGCTACGCCGGCTCAGGTTGTGTTCCGCTTCGCGCAGGCGGTCGGGATGCTGCCGCTGACCGGCACCTCCGACGCCCAGCACATGAAGCAGGATCTGGCCAGCCACGACCTGGCGCTCTCCGCCGACGAGGTGCGGGCGATCGAGTCGCTGGCCCGCTGA
- a CDS encoding cyclic nucleotide-binding domain-containing protein: MSQQAADLNNYRTILANSVVFQGLRPTDLDPVLSSSDVIARKPGELILSEGTPGDGLYIVLEGEIEIFLPERAASGAHRPTRVRLNRLGPGRCLGEYGVIDDQPSSASAAALTPARLCFLPKAEFRRLVERHDRVARIVYANLLRYLVSRLRGKDKELDIIVLDDKP, from the coding sequence GTGAGCCAACAGGCGGCCGATCTCAATAACTATCGCACGATCCTAGCCAACTCCGTGGTCTTCCAGGGCTTGAGGCCCACCGACCTCGATCCAGTGCTCTCGTCGTCCGATGTCATCGCGCGGAAGCCCGGGGAGCTCATTCTGTCGGAAGGCACCCCGGGAGACGGCCTTTATATCGTCCTTGAGGGGGAGATCGAGATCTTCCTGCCCGAGCGAGCGGCAAGCGGGGCGCATCGGCCCACTCGAGTCCGCCTCAACCGCCTGGGCCCGGGGCGCTGTCTGGGCGAGTACGGCGTCATCGACGATCAACCGAGCTCGGCGTCGGCCGCAGCACTGACACCCGCGAGACTTTGCTTCCTTCCCAAGGCCGAGTTTCGCAGACTCGTCGAACGACACGATCGCGTCGCCCGCATCGTGTACGCCAACCTGCTCCGCTATCTCGTCAGCCGGCTACGCGGCAAAGACAAAGAGCTCGATATCATTGTCCTCGACGACAAGCCCTAG
- a CDS encoding CoA transferase: protein MADNGTRPLARFTVLDLTRARAGPTCVRQLVDWGARAIKIEMPGGRTGDGMGGNRHGFDFQNLHRGKKALTLNLREPAGVAIFKRLVRDADIVVENYRPDVKRRLGIDYESLRPINPRLIYGSISGFGQSGPYRDRPGVDQIAQGMGGLMSITGIPGQGPVRVGIPIADLCAGILLAQGILVALLEREVTGEGKWVHTSLLEAMLGMLDFQAARWLMSGEIPPQAGNNHPTGIPTGVFETKDGHINIAAAGDEIYDRFCRALERPDLRTDPRFATARARSANRDVLMEVLLPVTRQKASAEWVRILNDAGVPCGPIYRVDEAFADPQVRHLEMAQPVRSPVLGDLTILGHPVSHGERRPPIRAAAPELGQDNEEVLTSIGYTKEQIADLAHRGVI, encoded by the coding sequence ATGGCAGACAACGGCACCCGGCCGCTGGCGCGCTTCACGGTGCTCGACCTCACCCGGGCGCGGGCGGGCCCGACGTGTGTCCGGCAGCTCGTCGACTGGGGCGCCCGGGCGATCAAGATCGAGATGCCCGGCGGACGCACGGGCGACGGCATGGGCGGCAATCGCCACGGGTTCGACTTCCAGAACCTGCACCGCGGGAAGAAAGCCCTGACGCTGAACCTCCGCGAGCCCGCAGGGGTGGCCATCTTCAAGCGGCTGGTGCGGGACGCCGACATCGTGGTCGAGAACTACCGGCCGGACGTCAAGCGGCGCCTGGGCATCGACTACGAGAGCCTGCGCCCGATCAATCCGCGCCTCATCTACGGCAGCATCTCCGGCTTCGGGCAGAGCGGGCCGTATCGCGATCGGCCCGGGGTCGATCAGATCGCGCAGGGGATGGGGGGCCTGATGTCCATCACCGGCATTCCGGGCCAGGGGCCGGTGCGCGTGGGCATTCCCATTGCCGACCTGTGCGCGGGGATCCTGCTCGCCCAGGGCATCCTGGTGGCGCTCCTCGAGCGGGAGGTCACCGGCGAAGGCAAGTGGGTGCACACCTCGTTGCTGGAGGCGATGCTGGGCATGCTCGACTTCCAGGCGGCACGCTGGCTGATGAGCGGGGAGATCCCACCCCAGGCGGGGAACAACCATCCGACGGGGATTCCCACCGGCGTCTTTGAGACGAAGGACGGCCACATCAACATCGCCGCGGCCGGCGACGAGATCTACGACCGGTTCTGCCGCGCCCTCGAGCGCCCGGATCTTCGCACCGATCCGCGATTCGCCACCGCCAGGGCGCGCTCCGCCAATCGCGACGTGCTGATGGAGGTCCTCCTGCCGGTCACCCGGCAGAAGGCCAGCGCGGAGTGGGTCAGGATCCTGAACGACGCGGGCGTGCCCTGCGGGCCGATCTATCGGGTCGACGAGGCCTTCGCCGATCCCCAGGTGCGACATCTGGAGATGGCGCAACCCGTGCGCTCGCCGGTGCTGGGTGATCTCACCATCCTCGGGCACCCGGTCTCGCACGGTGAGCGGCGCCCCCCGATCCGCGCCGCGGCTCCGGAGCTGGGGCAGGACAACGAGGAGGTCCTCACGTCCATCGGCTACACCAAGGAGCAGATCGCCGACCTGGCGCACCGCGGGGTCATCTGA
- a CDS encoding Isoquinoline 1-oxidoreductase subunit has product MRPRALAIIVVGTAAVAAVIAPSIPRAQTQPAAPGQKPPAARGPSARELRPPSAFAAIRDPSARAVALFVEAGKVLQHPRCLNCHPDGDRPAQGTGYPHQPPVQRGGDGLGVTAMRCTTCHQPANFDPGRVPGHPKWHLAPASMAWQRRSLAEICTQVRDPARNGGHTLAEIVEHMASDSLVGWAWSPGTGREPAPGTQAAFGALIKAWADSGAACPAR; this is encoded by the coding sequence ATGAGACCGCGGGCGCTCGCGATCATCGTGGTGGGCACGGCCGCCGTCGCGGCGGTGATCGCGCCATCGATCCCCCGCGCTCAGACCCAGCCGGCGGCGCCCGGCCAGAAGCCGCCGGCGGCGCGTGGGCCGAGCGCGCGCGAGCTGCGCCCGCCGAGCGCCTTCGCCGCGATCCGCGATCCGTCGGCGCGCGCGGTGGCCCTCTTCGTCGAGGCCGGCAAGGTGCTCCAGCATCCGCGCTGCCTGAACTGCCATCCGGACGGCGACCGCCCGGCGCAGGGCACCGGCTACCCGCATCAGCCGCCCGTCCAGCGCGGCGGCGACGGCCTTGGCGTCACCGCGATGCGATGCACGACGTGTCACCAGCCCGCGAACTTCGATCCCGGCCGCGTCCCCGGCCACCCGAAGTGGCACCTGGCCCCCGCGTCCATGGCGTGGCAGCGCCGCTCGCTCGCGGAGATCTGCACGCAGGTGAGGGACCCCGCCCGCAACGGTGGCCACACCCTGGCCGAGATCGTCGAGCACATGGCGAGCGACTCGCTCGTGGGCTGGGCCTGGAGCCCCGGCACCGGCCGCGAGCCCGCGCCGGGCACGCAAGCCGCCTTCGGCGCGCTGATCAAGGCGTGGGCGGACTCCGGCGCGGCCTGCCCCGCGCGGTAG